cttctcgctgtgaggcaacagtgctaaccactaagccaccatgctgcccaacacTTGCACATTTTATCAGTATCACCTCGGCAAACCGGCATGGGGTGGAGCTTGTACAGCAGAAATCACTCAGTGTTGCAGTGAAATGCAAGTAATAatcataaaaaaagaaatcattttCAGAGGAGGAAAGTTATTCAAATATGATTACTAGTTGTTAAAAATTCAATTAAAAAACATGCATGCAGCTTTAGTTACTAAAGATGACCTGTTGATTTaacataaatacattttttgaatcTCATTAAAATGCATCCACATTACTCATGAACTGTTGTCACAGCAACTTCTTCAGCTCCAGTGCAGCTGACCATCCTCCTGTTGAAGTTAAGCCTCATGAAGTTTTGGATTCTTCTTCACGAGTTTGTCTTTCCCAAGTGGAGCACTCAGTCATTATTTGTGTCCTTTTAACATGAACTTCACCCTGAGAAATGCTGCCATCTGCTGGTAGAAACTTTAAACAACTTCAAAATGGTGAtccatgaatatatatatatatatatatatatatatatatatatatatatatatatatatatatatatatatatatatatatatatatttatttatttatttatttattttttatttatttatttttttttaagcagtttgtGAATGTTAGAAAGTCATGAAATGGGTCCCAACCTGTGGGTCAGAACCCCATCAACCTGGTCAAGATCCACAGTGTGAATACAGACGCAAACAACAAAACCTGTGCTGCActgattttctttattttttcactTTGAACAGTTTTACCtgataaaatgtttaaaaaatatttacacaTGTGCTTTTTGACGGATTTGGAGAAGAAAATGCTTTAAGTTGAATTGTCCATAAGTGCAAAATCTGTGATGGAGGGTCACAACACCGCCTCGTCACAAcaaccaaaattaaaaaaaaaaatctgatatgaAGATAACAAACCAGCTTTTATTAAAGTTCACAAAAGTTCATCAGTATTTAAAAATCAGCTGCATTTGTTGACCATCAGTCGAGGGACTGCAGAAGAAATGCCATCTTTTATTGCTGAAAGTGCGCAGAGGCTCAGGTCTTTAGTGAAGCCTGCACTGCCTTCAAGTCCCTCAACAGCCCCAAATTCCTACTGCTGAGTTCTCCTGGTCTGGGTTTGAGCTGTGCAGCAGGGTGACCTCTAGGGGCCGCTGTTGTAGCCCTTCTCTCCTTGTCTCCACGACCCTTCTGAGTCTTGGCCTCTTTCTGGACACGTTTAACCTTGAATAAAgagcaaaaaaagtaaaaaaaagactgAAGATAAGGGTCAGGTGCAAGAACTTGTGCGTGTAGGGTTGCCAAccatcccttgaaaaacggaatcatcCCTtacttggaaataaaagtgtgcgttccgtattgacctgaaacgggacgcagtttgtcccgtatttctgtgagaatcaaaagtctgtaaaatgtcaatggaattgactggcgctttatatggaaacttacggtaaatttgatcccagcctctctgttatgtgtcgacgcggtttgaggagcggacctgcgtctgacagaacccagcggtaaagataaccagaaggcggttcccaacagaaacaatttatttttcacctgtgcttacaaatgtaaaacataaaaagcgtccctctggtggagtgataagtggcacgttctccagcacccgcaaggattaaagcccggcgctcctggactcactaccaccgccaaacaccccccaggtggacacgacgaaccgattctctttagcgtgtgctgacagcatgtgtcctcaccctt
The sequence above is drawn from the Thalassophryne amazonica chromosome 4, fThaAma1.1, whole genome shotgun sequence genome and encodes:
- the LOC117509122 gene encoding centrosomal protein of 57 kDa-like; translated protein: MSKEERKALYREQERLLLEMEKKGEQIGKLYRHQRQVKRVQKEAKTQKGRGDKERRATTAAPRGHPAAQLKPRPGELSSRNLGLLRDLKAVQASLKT